The following proteins are co-located in the [Chlorobium] sp. 445 genome:
- a CDS encoding glyoxalase, whose translation MLKLTGISQITLRVNDLRRSEEFYTKLIGFKLHHRLGINMTYLEAAGDMLVLVRAETPSPEEARDIRVDHFGLRLATDEEVDEAAAFLKNNNIHLLTQPAKRRDGRAFFLLDPDGNLVEIYSSTGEVFPNDDTNPDAPSSRRRGRKPKADSQPRPTRPAVPKRRRSRK comes from the coding sequence ATGCTTAAACTTACGGGCATCAGTCAGATTACGCTGCGTGTCAATGACCTGCGCCGCTCCGAGGAGTTTTACACCAAACTCATTGGCTTCAAGTTGCATCATCGGCTGGGCATCAATATGACCTACTTGGAAGCGGCAGGTGATATGCTGGTCTTGGTACGCGCAGAGACGCCAAGTCCTGAAGAAGCACGCGATATTCGCGTCGATCACTTCGGGCTACGCCTAGCAACCGATGAAGAAGTCGATGAAGCTGCAGCATTTCTGAAGAATAACAACATTCACTTGCTGACACAACCGGCAAAACGCCGCGACGGTCGTGCCTTTTTCCTGCTCGATCCAGACGGCAATCTTGTCGAGATTTACTCCTCGACTGGCGAGGTTTTTCCAAACGATGACACCAATCCTGATGCACCATCTTCTCGCCGACGCGGACGCAAACCCAAGGCAGACTCACAACCGCGACCGACTCGACCGGCTGTACCAAAGCGCCGACGCAGTCGTAAGTAA
- the tmk gene encoding dTMP kinase, with amino-acid sequence MLISFEGIDGSGKSTQVKLLESYLRSRDIKVLALREPGGVATAESIRALLLKSQNKIHPTAELLLFAASRAELCEALILPALQKGTIIILDRFYDSTTAYQGFGRGLDLNMIATVNRIATFGLVPTLTFYLDILPEDALMRKFSEKSIPLAFSKDELPLDRMERSGLAFYHRVREGYQTLARQEPERFVVLNALKSISDLHKEVILHLNKKLGVG; translated from the coding sequence ATGCTGATTTCATTTGAAGGCATAGACGGCAGCGGCAAGTCGACACAAGTTAAATTGCTCGAAAGCTATCTCCGCTCACGCGACATTAAAGTGTTAGCACTACGCGAGCCTGGTGGTGTAGCTACCGCAGAAAGTATCCGCGCGCTCCTGCTCAAAAGTCAAAATAAGATTCATCCGACAGCAGAACTTTTGCTCTTTGCTGCAAGTCGCGCTGAACTCTGCGAGGCGCTCATTTTACCAGCTTTGCAAAAAGGTACAATCATTATTCTCGATCGCTTCTATGACTCTACAACAGCCTACCAAGGCTTTGGACGAGGTCTGGATTTAAACATGATTGCAACCGTCAATCGCATTGCAACATTTGGACTGGTCCCGACGCTGACGTTTTACCTAGACATTTTGCCTGAAGACGCACTGATGCGCAAATTTTCCGAAAAATCCATACCGCTTGCTTTCAGCAAAGATGAATTGCCACTTGATCGTATGGAGCGTTCAGGCTTAGCGTTCTACCACCGTGTCCGCGAAGGCTACCAAACCCTTGCACGCCAAGAGCCCGAACGGTTCGTCGTGCTCAATGCCCTCAAATCTATCTCTGACCTGCACAAAGAAGTCATCTTGCATCTGAACAAAAAACTCGGTGTGGGCTAA
- a CDS encoding TIGR00730 family Rossman fold protein, producing the protein MPSQNICVYCGSRTGLHPAHRKAAMELGEQIAQRGLRLVYGGGNLGLMGVVADAVLSAGGEVIGIIPEILVQKEAAHRALTQLLIVSSMHERKAQMAELSDAFIALSGGLGTLDELFEILTWAQLGLHQKPCGLLNINGYYNHLIAFLDHAVAEGFIKSSHREVLLVSDSPSALLEQLLQRQTKAQPIAKNLL; encoded by the coding sequence CTGCCAAGTCAGAACATTTGTGTCTATTGTGGATCTCGTACAGGGTTGCACCCAGCACACCGCAAAGCGGCCATGGAGCTCGGAGAGCAAATTGCTCAGCGTGGCTTACGATTGGTGTATGGAGGCGGCAATTTAGGACTGATGGGCGTTGTCGCTGATGCGGTCTTGTCGGCTGGCGGTGAAGTGATCGGGATCATTCCTGAAATTTTGGTGCAAAAAGAAGCCGCACATCGTGCGCTGACACAACTCTTGATAGTCTCCTCAATGCATGAACGCAAAGCTCAAATGGCAGAACTCTCCGATGCCTTCATTGCACTCTCTGGCGGCTTGGGTACACTCGATGAACTTTTTGAAATCCTGACTTGGGCACAATTAGGGCTACACCAAAAGCCATGCGGACTGCTCAACATCAATGGTTACTACAATCACTTGATTGCTTTTTTAGACCATGCCGTAGCTGAAGGCTTCATCAAATCCAGCCACCGTGAAGTGCTGCTTGTGTCTGATTCACCCTCTGCCTTGCTGGAACAACTTTTGCAGCGTCAGACAAAAGCACAGCCGATTGCAAAAAATTTGCTTTAA